In Deinococcus detaillensis, one DNA window encodes the following:
- a CDS encoding ABC transporter substrate-binding protein translates to MTLIRKTLALALGLSLSLGQAQTAKAQTTPPLLPVTLALDWTPNVNHIGIYVAQQRGWYKAAGVQLTVLPYASTSPEVLVTAGRADVGISGAESVTASAASPNPVISIAAILAKNTAAFAVLKSSAVVRPKQLDGKIYAAFGAPYETPIIQRLIRNDGGQGQFKSPVLSAGGLPALLSKRADFMWIFEGTEGVEARLAGTPLRTFSLTAYGVPDYYTPVLVADPARLAANTPKLRAFLAATARGYAYAERHPAEAAALMLGAVPKGTFPDPKVLTEGTAWLSNHQAYAQSGQPWGQQTLKMWTAYPAFLLKAGAIRTPEGKAVKRLDFDSLFTNKLLPQVK, encoded by the coding sequence ATGACCCTGATCCGCAAAACGTTGGCGCTGGCCCTCGGCCTGAGCCTTTCACTCGGCCAAGCCCAGACTGCCAAGGCCCAGACCACCCCGCCCCTCTTGCCGGTGACGTTGGCGCTCGATTGGACGCCCAACGTCAACCACATCGGCATTTACGTGGCGCAGCAGCGCGGCTGGTACAAAGCGGCGGGTGTGCAGCTCACTGTCTTACCCTACGCCTCCACCTCGCCGGAAGTGCTGGTCACGGCGGGCCGCGCCGATGTGGGCATTTCCGGCGCGGAAAGCGTGACCGCCTCAGCCGCCTCGCCCAATCCGGTGATCAGTATCGCGGCTATTCTGGCCAAAAATACCGCTGCCTTCGCGGTGCTCAAGAGTTCGGCGGTGGTGCGGCCCAAGCAACTCGACGGCAAGATTTACGCGGCCTTCGGTGCGCCGTACGAAACCCCGATCATTCAGCGCCTGATTCGCAACGACGGCGGGCAGGGCCAGTTCAAAAGCCCGGTGCTGAGCGCGGGTGGTTTGCCCGCCCTGCTGTCCAAGCGGGCCGATTTCATGTGGATTTTTGAAGGCACCGAAGGCGTGGAAGCGCGGCTGGCCGGCACGCCGCTGCGGACCTTTTCGCTGACCGCCTACGGCGTGCCGGATTACTACACGCCGGTTCTGGTAGCTGATCCGGCGCGGCTGGCGGCCAACACGCCCAAGCTGCGGGCCTTTCTGGCGGCCACCGCACGCGGCTACGCCTACGCCGAGCGCCACCCCGCCGAGGCTGCCGCACTGATGCTGGGGGCCGTTCCCAAGGGCACCTTTCCTGATCCGAAGGTGCTGACCGAGGGAACGGCCTGGCTCTCCAACCATCAGGCGTACGCCCAGTCCGGCCAGCCGTGGGGCCAGCAGACTTTGAAGATGTGGACGGCGTATCCGGCCT
- a CDS encoding ABC transporter permease, giving the protein MKWTGLLPAVGLGLAAAALIEAASRLGWVAPNLLPAPSQVWAALRLNADILAMHTLQTLAETLLGLLLALILGLGCALTLRRSAGLRRTLLPWLVVSQTIPLIALAPLLLVWMGFGLLPKLVMVTLFCFFPITVSTLGGLMQPNPQLEDLFRSYGASASQRDALLRFPAALPAFFAGLRLSASYAVTAAIVGEYVGGYAGLGILIQTSANARATALVFAAIALTALFSVLLVGLVSLLERAALRGRPPLSDQS; this is encoded by the coding sequence GTGAAGTGGACTGGGCTGCTGCCCGCCGTGGGTCTGGGCCTCGCCGCCGCCGCGCTGATTGAAGCCGCCTCGCGGCTGGGCTGGGTCGCGCCCAACTTGCTTCCTGCGCCGAGTCAGGTCTGGGCGGCGCTGCGGCTCAACGCCGACATCTTGGCAATGCACACCCTGCAAACATTAGCCGAAACCCTGCTGGGCCTGCTGCTGGCGCTGATTTTGGGGCTGGGCTGTGCGCTGACGCTGCGGCGCTCCGCCGGGCTGCGCCGCACCCTGCTGCCTTGGCTGGTGGTCTCGCAGACCATTCCACTGATCGCGCTCGCGCCGCTGCTGCTGGTGTGGATGGGCTTCGGGCTGCTGCCCAAGCTGGTGATGGTCACGCTGTTCTGCTTTTTTCCCATCACGGTGTCCACGCTCGGCGGCCTGATGCAGCCCAATCCCCAGCTCGAAGACCTGTTCCGCAGCTACGGCGCTTCGGCCTCACAGCGTGACGCTTTGCTGCGCTTTCCGGCGGCTCTGCCTGCTTTCTTCGCGGGCCTGCGCCTGTCGGCCAGCTACGCCGTGACCGCCGCCATCGTGGGCGAGTACGTCGGCGGCTACGCCGGGCTGGGCATCCTGATTCAGACCAGTGCCAACGCCCGCGCCACTGCGCTGGTTTTTGCAGCCATCGCCCTGACCGCCCTGTTCAGCGTGCTGCTGGTGGGCCTCGTCTCGCTGCTGGAACGCGCCGCTCTGCGGGGCCGTCCGCCACTGTCCGACCAATCCTGA
- a CDS encoding thiaminase II/PqqC family protein: MQKTTIEWTGSSFLSALLGPDLQAKRQALIEHPLWRAIESGQASLGHLQVFALQDAWLVQHSPQLEALLLAHAPDEAAHRTLSAKHDPKAVFAGQGSLQHFGAGISLTPSDFEHIITLAGCLTLTSHFYYALLRHGFVGMLASLSASESVFIAICQRVGPALQRHYHLTDEQVAFFPLHDHLEESVNGGEAALLERLCQTPAEVEALKLVVSQTYDCEKLFYDTVWQAGLRT; this comes from the coding sequence ATGCAAAAGACCACCATTGAATGGACTGGAAGTTCCTTTTTATCCGCACTGCTCGGCCCCGATTTGCAGGCCAAACGCCAAGCTCTCATCGAGCATCCGCTCTGGCGAGCCATAGAAAGTGGTCAGGCCAGCTTGGGCCACCTGCAAGTCTTTGCCCTGCAAGACGCTTGGCTGGTGCAGCACTCACCTCAACTCGAAGCGCTGCTGCTGGCTCACGCGCCCGACGAAGCGGCCCACCGGACGCTGAGCGCCAAGCACGACCCCAAAGCGGTCTTTGCCGGACAGGGCAGCTTGCAGCATTTCGGCGCGGGCATCAGCCTGACACCCTCCGACTTCGAGCACATTATCACGCTGGCCGGTTGCCTGACGCTGACCAGTCATTTTTATTACGCGCTGCTGCGGCACGGCTTTGTGGGCATGCTCGCCAGCCTCAGCGCCAGCGAGAGCGTGTTCATCGCCATTTGCCAGCGGGTCGGGCCAGCTTTGCAGCGCCACTATCACCTCACCGACGAGCAGGTGGCTTTCTTTCCGCTGCACGACCACTTGGAAGAAAGCGTCAACGGCGGCGAGGCGGCCCTGCTGGAGCGGCTGTGCCAGACCCCTGCCGAAGTGGAAGCGCTGAAACTGGTGGTTTCGCAAACCTACGACTGCGAGAAATTGTTTTACGACACGGTCTGGCAAGCCGGCTTAAGGACTTAA
- a CDS encoding DUF7079 family protein, whose protein sequence is MPLPHAPFTPAQLAVRRRVWDALGELFLDTDTRPSLPLIAHRLAESGLDEDALGEIWHEEVTPALLFNLTLVAGEWAYFESDFLEQRIVRRRAVRHRLRRWSLSALMQRVWSREVEPAYAAAMRLRSGLLALPDAERSARAAVWHGMARAYFWPELPPLPTCPASAATLTTVWADLEPTLRPLLLKSENLERSGQAVLALISLA, encoded by the coding sequence ATGCCTCTGCCCCACGCGCCCTTTACCCCCGCCCAACTCGCCGTGCGCCGCCGCGTCTGGGACGCGTTGGGCGAACTGTTTTTGGACACCGACACCCGTCCCAGTTTGCCGCTGATCGCCCACCGCTTGGCTGAATCCGGCCTGGACGAGGACGCGCTCGGTGAAATCTGGCACGAGGAGGTGACGCCCGCCCTGCTGTTCAATCTGACTCTGGTGGCTGGTGAGTGGGCCTACTTTGAGTCGGACTTCTTGGAGCAGCGGATCGTGCGTCGGCGGGCCGTCCGGCACCGGCTAAGGCGCTGGTCACTCTCAGCACTGATGCAGCGGGTCTGGAGCCGCGAAGTGGAGCCTGCTTACGCGGCGGCCATGCGGCTGCGGAGTGGTTTGCTGGCTCTCCCCGACGCTGAGCGCTCAGCGCGGGCCGCCGTCTGGCATGGGATGGCCCGCGCTTACTTCTGGCCTGAACTGCCGCCGCTGCCCACTTGCCCGGCCAGTGCCGCAACTCTCACAACCGTCTGGGCCGACTTGGAGCCCACCTTGCGCCCGCTGCTGCTGAAGAGCGAGAACCTGGAGCGCAGCGGCCAAGCCGTGCTGGCGCTCATCTCTTTGGCTTGA
- a CDS encoding TA system VapC family ribonuclease toxin, with product MNYLLDTNILLYAFQITSPQHRRSVEWLKQKTEAGEAIYSCGLNEVAVARISTRTFHTPAEDVFLFLADLHALPNYQHAELGKAGLKRWRALTLNLNLTGNELNDAYLAALALERGLTLVTADRGFARFAGAGLKLEVLD from the coding sequence GTGAATTATTTGCTAGATACCAATATTTTGCTCTACGCTTTTCAAATCACCTCCCCGCAGCATCGCCGGAGTGTTGAGTGGCTCAAGCAAAAAACTGAAGCGGGAGAGGCCATTTACTCCTGCGGTTTGAATGAAGTGGCGGTAGCCCGCATTTCAACAAGGACGTTTCATACCCCTGCTGAAGACGTCTTTCTTTTTCTGGCTGATCTTCACGCCCTGCCCAATTATCAACACGCCGAACTCGGCAAGGCGGGCCTCAAGCGCTGGCGGGCCCTAACACTGAATCTCAATCTGACTGGCAATGAGCTCAATGACGCTTACTTGGCGGCGCTGGCATTAGAACGCGGCCTTACCTTAGTCACGGCTGACCGGGGATTTGCCCGTTTTGCAGGCGCGGGCCTCAAGCTGGAAGTGCTGGACTGA